The Corynebacterium occultum sequence GGGCATTGCGGGTGTGCACCTCCAGGTGTTCCGCGGCGTAGGCATCGGCAGCGGCGATCGCGGTTTCCAGATCGTCGACCAACACGATGCCGGACTGCTGGCCCTTCAGCGCCTCAGCCACCCGCTCAGCGTTGCGGGTGATGCTGTAGCGGGCCCCCACCTCGACGATGACCTGTTCCGCCAGTTCCACCGAATCGGTGATCAGCACCGATGCTGCCAGGACATCATGTTCGGCCTGACTGATCAGGTCATAGGCGATGTTGACCGGGTCAGCCGAATCATCAGCCAGGATGGCGATCTCGGTGGGACCAGCTTCGGAATCAATGCCGACCACACCGTTGACCAGTCGCTTGGCCGCGGTGACGAAGATATTGCCGGGGCCGGTGATCTTGTCCACCGGTTCCAGGCCTGCCGCATCATCGCCGTAGGCCAGCAGGGCGATACCCTGGGCACCGCCGACGGCCCAGACCTCGCTGACACCCAGCAGCTCACAGGCCGCCAGGATGGTGGGGTGCGGCAATCCACCGAACTCCGCCTGCGGCGGGGAAGCCACCACCAGGGACTCCACCCCGGCAGCCTGGGCCGGAACCACATTCATGACCACGCTGGAGGGATAGACGGCGCTGCCACCGGGGACATAGAGACCCACTCGGACCACCGGGAGAAAGACCTCGGTGACGGTGGCACCCGGGGCCAGTTCCGTGGTGTGGGGGTTCGGAACCTGCTCAGTGTGAACCTTGCGGACCCTGGCGATGGCCTCCTCCAGAGCTTCCCGCACCTTCGGATCCAGCTCCGCCAATGCCCTGCGCAACTCCTCCGGGGCAACCCTCACCTGGGCTGGGCGAACCTTGTCGAACTTCTCACCGAAGTCCAGGGCCGCCTCAGCACCCTGGTGCCGGACCTCCTCAACCATCGGGGTGACGGTCGGCAGGACCGCGTTGACATCCGTACCACCCCGGGGAAGGGCGCGGCGGAGTTCACTCATCGAAGGGGTACGACCACGGAGGTCGATCAGGTTCAGCATGGAAGACAGCTTTCTGTGGTTCTCGAGCCGATGGACGGTGGGTGGTCTTGACCCGCTGGCATGATGGGGCTTCCCTGGCAGTGCCCCGGGGCCCCGGCAAACCGAATCAGACCGCACGGTCTCATTGTATGCCTTGGCCAAGACCCTGCTGAAACCACCCACAATCCATACATTCCGCAGGTGCCAGGGGATACACTGGGAATTCAAAACCGATAGCCCCACCGGGGCGAACTTCCCCGGGCCCCATCATGAGGAACACCCACGTTGAGTCAGCACACCCCCGGACCAGATCCCACCAGGAAGCAACGGCCGGAACCGGTCACCCTGGCCGCGGTCAAGGCCGCCGGTGAGAGTTTCGGATACAGCTCCCACCCCGCCGGGGACCGACTCATCTTCCCCTGGAATGATCACCGCGTCACCGTCTTCCTCATGGGCGGAAATGGCCTGCCCACCGATGACCCGGAGACCCTGATCTTCGATACCCTGGTGCGGGGGGAGCTCGATCTGAGCCGGGCCGCTGATCTGGCCAGGGTGGTCAATGAGTGGAACCGGGAGCGCCTGGGGCCCTCCCTTTCCTTCCGGATGGGCCCGGAGGGCAACCTGATCCTCCATGCCCGCTCTGCGCTGCAGGTCCGCCACGGTCTCAGTCATGAGCAGTTGGCGGAATACCTCCATGAATTGATGGAAACCATCCAGCTGGCGGTGTCCACTCTGCTCAGCGAGTTCCCGGAACTCTCCTATGAAGTCGGACCAGAGGGGGACACCCGTC is a genomic window containing:
- the hisD gene encoding histidinol dehydrogenase, with the translated sequence MLNLIDLRGRTPSMSELRRALPRGGTDVNAVLPTVTPMVEEVRHQGAEAALDFGEKFDKVRPAQVRVAPEELRRALAELDPKVREALEEAIARVRKVHTEQVPNPHTTELAPGATVTEVFLPVVRVGLYVPGGSAVYPSSVVMNVVPAQAAGVESLVVASPPQAEFGGLPHPTILAACELLGVSEVWAVGGAQGIALLAYGDDAAGLEPVDKITGPGNIFVTAAKRLVNGVVGIDSEAGPTEIAILADDSADPVNIAYDLISQAEHDVLAASVLITDSVELAEQVIVEVGARYSITRNAERVAEALKGQQSGIVLVDDLETAIAAADAYAAEHLEVHTRNARKVAERIRHAGAIFVGDFAPVPLGDYAAGSNHVLPTSGTARFSSGLTTHTFLRPVNLIEYDERALKEISETVIALADAEDLPAHGEAIRARFEDLSTDREGK